In a single window of the Nicotiana tomentosiformis chromosome 8, ASM39032v3, whole genome shotgun sequence genome:
- the LOC104085096 gene encoding elicitor-responsive protein 3-like: MPYGQLEVYVANARGLDDTNWLTDMNPYVVVTCRTEEKKSSTASGEGSDPEWNESFLFTITRGCDELHIKLMDENTFQDDDFLGEATISLEEVFREGEVGSTSYQLYKDDEDCGSIRLGLTFTREERDECDEDY, from the exons ATGCCTTACGGACAGCTTGAAGTTTATGTGGCAAATGCCAGAGGCCTTGATGACACAAATTGGCTAA cTGATATGAATCCTTATGTGGTTGTCACCTGCCGTACTGAAGAGAAGAAAAGTAGTACTGCATCAG GTGAAGGATCCGACCCTGAGTGGAATGAATCCTTCCTCTTCACCATCACTCGTGGTTGTGACGAGCTTCACATCAAACTTATGGATGAAAACACATTCCAAGATGACGATTTCCTAGGAGAAGCAAC AATTTCCTTGGAAGAAGTGTTTCGTGAAGGAGAAGTGGGATCAACCTCTTATCAGCTTTACAAGGATGACGAAGATTGTGGATCCATCAGACTTGGCCTCACTTTCACTCGTGAGGAG AGGGATGAATGTGACGAGGATTACTAA